One genomic segment of Deinococcus sp. LM3 includes these proteins:
- a CDS encoding histidine kinase, whose amino-acid sequence MTPIVLFAGLGVLTTFLRSLVISPVDTSTLPLLDAGHVLLRLLVAGLGFVAVLWAIRPGQRGRPEIVLLLLATLVFSVLVVWADRPAAVLMVTPIVARYWLTLRQTLGLFAALFVGSLLTYILIPPLPTFTSPDEWSGLLGLVVVTLTQGGFTYAAFEFMLQNEEKQEALRRAYRELHAYQALELQHAALEERAHLSRELHDTLGHQLTALRLEAQRVRKLQQRAGGTDPRITVSLDNVMARSGEALEQLQEVVSTLKAPQLDGTLYQALRDLGQTWPDPVTLTLEGEEPALPSSHKLALYRGLQEALTNAHKHAPAQPVAARLSHDRRDLRLSVRNPRCPAHAGWTAYPRGGAGLAGLRSRLEALGGSLQVTQDEEVFELCLTLPLPTRP is encoded by the coding sequence GTGACACCCATCGTGCTGTTCGCGGGGCTGGGCGTCCTGACCACCTTCCTGCGCAGTCTGGTCATCAGTCCAGTGGACACCAGCACGCTGCCCCTGCTGGACGCCGGACATGTGCTGCTACGCCTGCTGGTCGCCGGACTGGGATTCGTGGCGGTCCTGTGGGCCATCCGGCCCGGTCAGCGGGGACGACCCGAGATCGTCCTGCTGCTCCTGGCGACCCTGGTGTTCTCCGTCCTCGTGGTCTGGGCCGACCGTCCGGCGGCGGTCCTGATGGTCACGCCCATCGTGGCGCGTTACTGGCTGACCCTGCGGCAGACCCTCGGTCTGTTCGCGGCGCTGTTCGTGGGCAGTCTGCTGACCTACATCCTGATTCCCCCGCTGCCCACCTTCACCAGTCCGGACGAATGGTCTGGGCTGCTGGGATTGGTGGTCGTCACCCTGACCCAGGGCGGCTTCACCTACGCGGCCTTCGAGTTCATGCTCCAGAACGAGGAGAAGCAGGAGGCCCTGCGCCGGGCCTACCGCGAGTTGCACGCCTACCAGGCGCTGGAGTTGCAGCACGCGGCCCTGGAAGAACGTGCCCACCTCTCACGCGAACTGCACGACACGCTGGGTCATCAACTGACGGCCCTGCGGCTCGAAGCCCAGCGTGTCCGCAAGCTGCAGCAGAGGGCAGGCGGCACCGACCCCCGGATCACGGTGTCCCTCGACAACGTGATGGCACGCAGCGGCGAGGCCCTGGAGCAGCTTCAGGAGGTGGTGTCTACCCTGAAAGCACCGCAACTTGACGGGACGCTGTACCAGGCCCTGCGTGACCTGGGCCAGACCTGGCCTGACCCGGTGACGCTGACCCTGGAAGGTGAGGAACCCGCCCTGCCGTCCTCGCACAAACTCGCCCTGTACCGGGGGTTGCAGGAAGCCCTGACGAATGCCCACAAGCACGCGCCCGCTCAGCCTGTGGCTGCCCGGCTGTCCCACGACAGGCGAGACCTCCGCCTTTCGGTCCGCAATCCGCGCTGCCCCGCCCACGCCGGCTGGACGGCGTACCCACGTGGGGGCGCGGGGCTGGCCGGGTTGCGTTCGCGCCTGGAGGCGCTCGGCGGTTCGCTCCAAGTGACTCAAGACGAGGAGGTCTTCGAGCTATGTCTGACCCTACCCCTTCCCACCCGACCGTGA
- the tal gene encoding transaldolase has product MNALEQLKQMTVVVADTGDLEAIRQYQPQDCTTNPSLILKAAGLSGYAHLLDEARALGDVEAAIDQLTVRIGTELTRLVPGYVSTEVDARLSFDADAMVEKARHLIALYAEQGVGRERILIKLATTWEGVEAARTLEAEGIRCNLTLVFSQEQAVAAAQAGAYLISPFVGRITDWYKKHTGTAEYTPEQDPGVQSVRGIYRHFKTHGYPTVVMGASFRSAAQVRALAGCDRLTVSPALLGELAADTDPLEQALTPVPATATEPTLTEADFRWALAANPMANEKLAEGIRGFHEDTEKLRALLRTQA; this is encoded by the coding sequence ATGAACGCACTCGAACAGCTCAAGCAGATGACCGTCGTCGTCGCCGATACCGGCGACCTGGAAGCCATCCGTCAGTACCAGCCGCAGGACTGCACCACCAACCCCTCGCTGATCCTGAAGGCGGCGGGCCTGAGCGGCTACGCGCACCTGCTCGACGAGGCCCGCGCGCTGGGCGACGTGGAAGCCGCCATCGACCAGCTGACCGTGCGGATCGGCACGGAGCTGACCCGGCTGGTACCCGGTTACGTCAGCACCGAGGTGGACGCCCGCCTGTCCTTCGACGCGGACGCCATGGTCGAGAAGGCCCGGCACCTGATCGCGCTGTACGCCGAGCAGGGCGTGGGCCGCGAGCGCATCCTGATCAAACTGGCGACCACCTGGGAGGGCGTGGAAGCCGCGCGCACCCTGGAAGCCGAGGGCATCCGCTGCAACCTGACGCTGGTGTTCTCGCAGGAGCAGGCCGTGGCCGCCGCGCAGGCCGGCGCGTACCTGATCTCGCCGTTCGTGGGCCGCATCACCGACTGGTACAAGAAGCACACCGGCACCGCCGAGTACACCCCCGAGCAGGACCCCGGCGTGCAGAGCGTGCGCGGCATCTACCGTCACTTCAAGACGCACGGCTACCCCACCGTGGTGATGGGCGCGTCGTTCCGCAGCGCCGCGCAGGTCCGCGCGCTGGCCGGCTGCGACCGCCTGACCGTCAGCCCCGCCCTGCTGGGCGAACTGGCCGCCGACACTGACCCGCTGGAGCAGGCCCTGACGCCCGTTCCCGCCACCGCCACCGAGCCCACCCTGACCGAGGCCGACTTCCGCTGGGCGCTGGCTGCCAACCCCATGGCGAACGAGAAGCTCGCCGAGGGCATCCGGGGCTTCCACGAGGACACCGAGAAACTGCGCGCCCTGCTGCGTACCCAGGCCTGA
- a CDS encoding cysteine peptidase family C39 domain-containing protein — MLRKRFVVALMILFSSASADYRTLRYASVVGQTSDFTCGPAALATLLTHYYGRPVAEQTLTERSVADMQARGKEVVEGITLLSLRNALGSESISSAGYKLTLEQLRVVLAQGLPVVANVVYPKGHYYLVLAVDDQNVLLADPSWGVRSQPIRNFLNAWNGVVLIPEPSESEVTQARTQVALQLSKYRERLERLKTGA, encoded by the coding sequence TTGCTCCGTAAGCGTTTTGTGGTCGCGCTGATGATCCTTTTCTCCTCTGCTTCCGCCGACTACCGCACCCTCCGCTACGCTTCCGTCGTTGGCCAGACCTCCGACTTTACCTGCGGCCCGGCGGCCCTCGCTACCCTGCTGACCCACTACTACGGGCGACCCGTGGCCGAGCAGACCCTCACAGAGCGTTCGGTGGCCGATATGCAGGCACGCGGAAAAGAAGTGGTGGAAGGCATCACCCTGCTCTCACTACGAAACGCCCTGGGGTCGGAATCCATTTCCTCAGCGGGCTACAAGCTCACGCTGGAGCAACTGCGCGTCGTGCTGGCGCAAGGGCTGCCGGTGGTAGCAAACGTCGTCTATCCGAAGGGGCACTACTACCTCGTGCTGGCGGTGGACGACCAGAACGTGCTGCTGGCCGACCCCAGTTGGGGCGTGCGGTCGCAACCCATCCGCAACTTCCTGAACGCCTGGAACGGCGTCGTCCTGATTCCAGAACCCTCGGAATCCGAAGTCACTCAGGCCCGGACCCAGGTGGCACTGCAACTCAGTAAGTACAGAGAACGCCTCGAACGCCTCAAGACAGGAGCCTGA
- a CDS encoding response regulator transcription factor, translating to MSDPTPSHPTVTPLRVLIVDDQPLVRQGLASLLDLEDDVRVLAQAENGRQALDLADELRPDVVLMDVRMPVMDGIQATAEFRRRNGPPVVLLTTFEEVEDMTGGLNAGAAGYLFKSAEIDEILDALWRVHRGEKVIHARVAQALAQQLRLPAHLEPSGALTGREVQVIRALAAGQPNKRIGQQMGISEGTVKVHVSNILAKLGAGNRTEAVRRAIDLGLLGEDTGG from the coding sequence ATGTCTGACCCTACCCCTTCCCACCCGACCGTGACGCCGCTGCGGGTCCTGATCGTGGACGACCAGCCCCTCGTGCGGCAGGGTCTGGCCTCGCTGCTCGACCTGGAAGACGACGTTCGGGTACTGGCCCAGGCCGAGAACGGACGGCAGGCGCTGGACCTCGCGGACGAGTTGCGTCCCGACGTGGTGCTGATGGACGTGCGCATGCCGGTGATGGATGGCATTCAGGCCACAGCGGAATTCCGCCGGAGGAATGGTCCCCCGGTGGTGCTGCTGACCACCTTCGAGGAGGTGGAGGACATGACGGGCGGTCTGAACGCCGGGGCGGCGGGTTACCTGTTCAAGAGCGCGGAGATTGACGAGATTCTGGATGCACTGTGGCGCGTCCACCGGGGCGAGAAGGTCATTCACGCCAGGGTCGCGCAGGCACTCGCGCAGCAGTTGCGGCTGCCGGCCCACCTGGAACCCAGCGGCGCCCTGACCGGGCGCGAGGTGCAGGTGATCCGGGCCCTGGCCGCCGGGCAGCCCAACAAACGCATCGGGCAGCAGATGGGCATCAGCGAGGGAACCGTGAAGGTCCACGTGAGCAACATCCTGGCGAAGCTGGGCGCAGGCAACCGCACCGAGGCGGTGCGGCGAGCGATCGATCTGGGGCTGCTGGGTGAGGACACTGGAGGCTGA
- a CDS encoding S41 family peptidase encodes MKRAALVLALALTTSVQAAPAPTVTAQDLFDEVIYQLASFYNGPSDVRASDLRRKYLPEVQKLCGGQPDCAAAQAYPLLGRLLGDLKDAHTNLYTPSQLEEVGRLLLGEQGQRRTFGAVTEAIGTGGRVVLEVLPGSAAERAGWKAGDVLRRVNGVVLDGQAGQAALGRASARGTPARFEGTRQGTTVKTTLTAAPLQVTPVSLSLRADGLAVLRLRHFNSPGVGQQVHDALRKVQAAGMKGVILDLRWNSGGRVDEFMLSAGAFTDPAPLFLKTRVDTAKIGYGAGRYLVNDKAQEQPSIKTPVRYTGPLAVLVDEGTASSAEFLTRTLLGRPSTQVIGEATAGVGDTATRFIPLTDGSGLQLTFARMLDAAEQPLGARITPQVGASVDLAGLARTGRDSALEQAATLLSR; translated from the coding sequence GTGAAGAGAGCGGCCCTGGTCCTGGCCCTCGCGCTGACCACCAGCGTGCAGGCCGCTCCGGCGCCCACCGTCACCGCCCAGGACCTGTTCGACGAGGTGATCTACCAGCTCGCCTCCTTCTACAACGGGCCGTCCGATGTGCGGGCCAGCGACCTGCGCCGCAAATACCTGCCGGAGGTGCAGAAGCTCTGCGGCGGCCAGCCCGACTGTGCGGCGGCGCAGGCGTACCCCCTGCTGGGGCGGTTGCTGGGCGACCTGAAGGACGCGCACACCAACCTCTACACGCCGTCCCAGTTGGAGGAGGTCGGCAGGCTCCTGCTGGGTGAACAGGGACAGCGCCGGACCTTCGGGGCCGTCACCGAGGCTATAGGCACGGGTGGGCGCGTGGTGCTGGAGGTGCTGCCCGGCTCGGCCGCCGAGCGGGCCGGGTGGAAGGCCGGGGACGTGCTGCGGCGGGTGAATGGCGTGGTGCTGGACGGTCAGGCCGGACAGGCCGCCCTGGGCCGGGCGTCGGCCCGGGGGACACCCGCCCGCTTCGAGGGAACGCGGCAGGGAACAACGGTGAAGACGACGCTCACGGCGGCTCCCCTTCAGGTGACGCCGGTCAGCCTGAGCCTGCGCGCCGATGGTCTGGCGGTGCTGCGTCTGCGACACTTCAACTCGCCGGGCGTGGGGCAGCAGGTCCACGACGCCCTGCGGAAAGTGCAGGCGGCGGGAATGAAGGGTGTCATCCTGGACCTGCGCTGGAACAGTGGCGGACGCGTCGACGAGTTCATGCTGAGTGCCGGGGCGTTCACCGACCCCGCGCCGCTGTTCCTGAAGACCCGCGTGGATACGGCGAAGATCGGGTACGGCGCGGGCCGCTACCTGGTGAACGACAAGGCGCAGGAACAGCCCAGCATCAAGACGCCGGTCCGGTACACGGGGCCGCTGGCGGTGCTGGTAGACGAGGGCACGGCCAGTTCCGCCGAGTTCCTCACCCGGACCCTGCTGGGCCGCCCCTCCACCCAGGTGATCGGGGAGGCCACCGCCGGCGTGGGCGACACCGCGACCCGCTTCATTCCCCTGACCGATGGCTCGGGGTTGCAACTGACCTTCGCCCGGATGCTGGACGCCGCAGAGCAACCGCTGGGAGCCCGTATCACGCCGCAGGTGGGAGCCAGCGTGGACCTCGCCGGACTCGCCCGAACTGGCCGCGACAGCGCCCTGGAGCAGGCCGCCACGCTGCTGAGCAGGTAG